The Atribacter laminatus genome contains the following window.
TTTTCTAATTCTTCTACCGTGAAGCTTTCTTTATATTTTGTACGGAATCGAGTTAATTCCTTGGTTGAGAGTTCATCGCCAACCGAGAAGGGAAGATTGTGGACTTCAGTAATCCGATGAGCAGTCTCGGCTTTAAAGTTTGGATCATACTTTTGATGAATCCGATATTCAGTATCCCGTATAATTGTTCCTGGCTCAAGATAGGTCGAACCTGGTTCGATAACTTTATAACAGTCTTCTTTTTTTCTTCCTGAAGCAAAATAGAGAACTTTCTCCAGGTTTTTGGGAAGAACACCCAAAAGGAGAGCCATTTTACTGGGAATACTTTTAAAATACCAAATGTGCGAAACCGGAGCAGCCAGTTCGATATGTCCCAGACGAGCCCTTCTTACCGAAGAACGAGTGATTTCCACTCCACAACGGTCACAGACGACTCCCTTATGACGAATTCTTTTATACTTTCCGCAATAACATTCCCAGTCTTTGGTTGGTCCAAAAATCTTCTCACAAAACAAACCGTCTTTTTCCGGCTTGAGGGTCCGATAATTAATGGTTTCGGGTTTTTTTACTTCCCCTCGAGACCATTTGCGGATTTGCTCGGGAGAAGACAAACCAATTTGCATAGCTCCAAGATCATTGACATCTATCAAGGGTTTTTCCCCCTTCTTTTATTTTTTCTCTCGTCCCTGGAGATTAACACCTAATCCAGGCATATCATCTTCGGCATCTTCCATTTGTTCGATGGAAATTTCCTTTTTCTTGGAATCAAACACTTTCACATCGAGACATAAACTTTGTAATTCCTTAACCAAAACCTTAAATGATTCCGGAACTGATGGTTTAAGTACGTTTTGACCTTTAACAATTGCTTCATAGGCTTTTACTCTTCCAACAATATCATCGGATTTCACCGTCAGAATTTCCTGTAATGTATAGGCAGCTCCGTACCCTTCTAATGCCCACACTTCCATTTCTCCAAAACGCTGTCCACCGAATTGGGCTTTACCTCCCAACGGCTGCTGGGTTACTAAAGAATACGGTCCGGTTGAACGAGCATGAATCTTAGTTTCAACCAGATGGGCAAGTTTCATCATATATATATAACCAACTGTCACTTCATTATCGAAAGGTTCACCAGTTCGTCCATCATAGAGAATCACTTTTCCATGCGGAAGGAGATTAAATTCCGGAGATATCCTCTCGTCAAAAGTAAAAACCGGATACCGGTTTTCCTCACTGATGGTTACATTTTTCAATGCTTCTAAAATTTCTGATTCTTTTGCTCCGTCGAAAGGAGCGCTGGCGATTAATTCATGTTCTTTATTAGAAACCCAACCCAAGTGAGTTTCTAAAATCTGCCCGATGTTCATACGAGAAGGAACTCCTAGAGGATTGAGAACAATGTCAACCGGTGTACCATCAGGGAGGAAAGGCATATCCTCCTCAGCAAGAATCCTGGCTATTACCCCTTTGTTTCCATGGCGACCGGCCATTTTATCCCCAACAGTAATTTTTCTTTTCTGAGCGACAAATACCTTAACCAGTTTATTGACCCCTGGCGCCAGCTCATCATCATTTTCACGAGAAAAGACCTTTACATCAATAACTTTGCCATATTCTCCATGGGGAACCCGGAGGGACGTATCGCGTACTTCTCGGGCTTTTTCTCCGAATATTGCCCGAAGCAATCGCTCTTCGGGAGTAAGCTCGGTTTCTCCTTTAGGGGTAACCTTCCCGACTAAAATATCTCCCGGTTTCACATCGGCTCCAACTCGGATAATTCCTTCATCATCCAGATTCCGAAGAATTTCATCTCCTAAATTGGGGATGTCACGAGTAATTTCCTCTGGACCTAACTTAGTGTCTCGGGCTTCGATTTCATACTCTTCAATGTGAACCGAAGTAAAAACTTCTTCTTTAACCAATCGTTCGCTAATCAGAATGGCATCTTCAAAGTTCTCACCTTCCCAGGGCATAAAAGCCACTAAAACATTTCTCCCTAAGGCAATCTCACCCATTGAAGTACAAGGTCCATCAGCAATAATCTGTCCAGTTTCAACATACTGTCCAACTCGAACGATCGGTTTTTGATTGATACAGGTACTCTGGTTGGACCTCTGAAACTTTTCTAATTCATAGAGATCGATATCGCCATCATCTTTTTCAATCTCAATAAAAACCGAATCAACTTGTTTCACTATTCCACTATTTCTGGCAACAACCGTTGCACCTGAATCTTGGGCAACTTTATATTCCATTCCCGTCCCAATGAGAGGCGGCTTGGAAACTAATAGAGGAACCGCTTGACGTTGCATATTGGTACCCATCAAAGCTCGGTTGGCATCATTGTGCTCTAAAAATGGAATGAGCGATGCCGAGGCACTAATGATCTGTTGAGGCGAAACATCGATAAAATCAACTTTTTTGCTTTCTACCTCTACAATTTTCGAACGGAAACGAACCACGACGTTTTCATCGTGTATCATTCCGTTCCCATCGATGATGGTATCGGAAGGGGCAATATGATAGCGGTCTTCTTCATCAGCGGAAAGATACCGAATTTCATTGCTTAAACGTCGATTTTCAACTTTCAAGTATGGGGTTACAATAAAGCCATATTCATTGACCTTTGCATATATGCATAGAGAGGTAATTAAACCAATATTTGGTCCTTCCGGAGTTTCTATTGGGCAC
Protein-coding sequences here:
- the rpoB gene encoding DNA-directed RNA polymerase subunit beta, giving the protein MVCWVNSGYIQRKTFSKVTSYAELPHFIEIQRKSFDLFLQANVPHEKRKRHGLQEVFTEIFPIQDFTGKLMLEFIDYRLDKPVFSVRECKDRGRTYAAPLFARVRLINRETNEIKEQDVYMGEIPLMTDKGTFVVNGAERVVVTQLIRSPGIFFSKEITPTGKIEYGFKIIPNRGAWLEFGIDPGEILFVRVDKRRKINAMTLIRALGFSNDEEILELFDNLPYIQATLERDTTSNPKEAVMEIFRRLRPSEPPTEENTRDFMRYLFFDPRRYDLGEVGRYKLNNKLKLEERIVRIEEFVGAEDIILDHEEHQCLRNQAAIDEDNPSRYEILLRKGDKIGRQLALTLEELNQEYNIDYIQVYNDEDQIIKVFIEREDELELVGDDLEGRTISQDVVQPETGEILLKKGDIVTLEALRTLRVHGIESIWAEKGRILSRADVVGGIRYLLNLLNGVGYDDDIDHLGNRRARPVGELLQNQFRTGLLRVEKVIREKMTIQPDTDSATPQNLINVRPVVAAIKEFLGSSPLSQFMDQINPLSEITHKRRLSALGPGGLSRERAGFEVRDVHYTHYGRMCPIETPEGPNIGLITSLCIYAKVNEYGFIVTPYLKVENRRLSNEIRYLSADEEDRYHIAPSDTIIDGNGMIHDENVVVRFRSKIVEVESKKVDFIDVSPQQIISASASLIPFLEHNDANRALMGTNMQRQAVPLLVSKPPLIGTGMEYKVAQDSGATVVARNSGIVKQVDSVFIEIEKDDGDIDLYELEKFQRSNQSTCINQKPIVRVGQYVETGQIIADGPCTSMGEIALGRNVLVAFMPWEGENFEDAILISERLVKEEVFTSVHIEEYEIEARDTKLGPEEITRDIPNLGDEILRNLDDEGIIRVGADVKPGDILVGKVTPKGETELTPEERLLRAIFGEKAREVRDTSLRVPHGEYGKVIDVKVFSRENDDELAPGVNKLVKVFVAQKRKITVGDKMAGRHGNKGVIARILAEEDMPFLPDGTPVDIVLNPLGVPSRMNIGQILETHLGWVSNKEHELIASAPFDGAKESEILEALKNVTISEENRYPVFTFDERISPEFNLLPHGKVILYDGRTGEPFDNEVTVGYIYMMKLAHLVETKIHARSTGPYSLVTQQPLGGKAQFGGQRFGEMEVWALEGYGAAYTLQEILTVKSDDIVGRVKAYEAIVKGQNVLKPSVPESFKVLVKELQSLCLDVKVFDSKKKEISIEQMEDAEDDMPGLGVNLQGREKK